The Sphingomonas sp. KR3-1 genome contains a region encoding:
- a CDS encoding pectinesterase family protein yields the protein MIRHVFGALAVAVVLAQPAGASPRVPGTLAVKPACGRASASCYTSIALALEAAARDTSGRWITIRVAPGDYREKPNITRDRIRLVGSGAGRTRLHFDAVAQTAKAYHRAGWGTPGSATLTIDAKDVVVSGLTVENDYDYLANDRLADGDPGKIGNPQAVALLLDIHSDRVRLEHVGLLGYQDTLFANGGRALIRSSLIAGNIDFIFGNGQLLIEDSEIRSRRRSAPYLAGEFQSFIAAPSTQLSQQHGIIFYRSRLTREQGVPDGAVALARPWHPTTSFADGRYADPKAVGQVSFIDCVMGSHIHPDHWTVMNGTARAGTMTDVFRPQDSRFMEAGSRGPGAVARDIGMSWKGQRDIRRIKADFFLKWRL from the coding sequence GTGATCCGGCATGTCTTTGGCGCCCTGGCGGTGGCCGTCGTCCTCGCTCAGCCCGCAGGCGCATCGCCCCGCGTGCCGGGCACCCTCGCCGTCAAGCCGGCCTGCGGCAGGGCTTCGGCATCCTGCTACACGTCGATCGCCCTCGCCCTCGAGGCGGCTGCACGCGACACATCCGGACGGTGGATCACGATCCGTGTCGCCCCCGGCGACTATCGCGAGAAGCCCAATATCACCCGCGACCGCATCCGCCTTGTCGGCAGCGGCGCGGGCAGGACTCGGCTGCATTTCGATGCGGTGGCGCAGACCGCCAAGGCCTATCACCGCGCCGGCTGGGGTACGCCCGGCTCGGCCACCCTCACCATCGATGCCAAGGACGTCGTCGTCTCCGGCCTGACGGTGGAAAACGACTATGACTATCTCGCCAATGACCGGCTGGCCGATGGCGATCCGGGCAAGATCGGCAATCCGCAGGCCGTCGCGCTGCTGCTCGATATCCATAGCGACCGGGTTCGCCTCGAGCATGTGGGCCTGCTCGGCTATCAGGATACGCTGTTCGCCAATGGCGGGCGGGCGCTGATCCGCAGCAGCCTGATCGCGGGAAATATCGACTTCATCTTCGGCAACGGCCAGTTGCTGATCGAAGACAGCGAGATCCGCTCGCGCCGCCGCAGCGCCCCCTATTTGGCGGGGGAATTCCAGTCCTTCATCGCCGCGCCCTCGACGCAGCTCTCGCAGCAGCACGGCATCATATTCTATCGCTCGCGCCTCACGCGCGAGCAGGGGGTGCCGGACGGCGCCGTCGCACTCGCCCGCCCCTGGCATCCGACGACGAGCTTCGCCGATGGGCGCTATGCCGATCCGAAGGCGGTGGGGCAGGTTTCCTTTATCGACTGCGTCATGGGGTCCCATATCCATCCGGATCACTGGACCGTGATGAACGGCACCGCGCGCGCCGGAACCATGACGGACGTGTTTCGCCCGCAGGATTCGCGCTTCATGGAAGCCGGCTCCCGGGGACCGGGTGCCGTTGCCCGGGACATCGGCATGTCCTGGAAGGGGCAACGCGATATCCGCAGGATCAAGGCCGACTTCTTCTTGAAATGGCGCTTGTAG
- a CDS encoding alpha/beta hydrolase, with protein MIPGAAAQRVVDDSYTIGQRFEQYRDKYPGIAWAPVVWREGQAVRFDRPYKNTGSRDLHVDVFKAAPGSPARHQGILLVHGGGWSAGNKNHFYALANLLAQRGYAVFLPEFRLSPEAPYPAGMIDIGDALAWARAHAAEFGLTADRIAVGGASSGGQMASLLAYAGPSGLFGDGKDRRANALIDLDGVLDFTLPETLKFENAAGEGSPAARWLGGSYERAPAKWREASAASHVGPDAVPTLIVSSGIPRFTQGKDGVIAALDRYHIAHRAFAFENAPHDFWLFEPWLPRAAAEIDSFLSSLAAKEPVAK; from the coding sequence ATGATCCCCGGGGCGGCCGCCCAGCGCGTCGTCGATGACAGCTACACGATCGGCCAGCGCTTCGAGCAATATCGGGACAAGTATCCGGGCATCGCCTGGGCACCCGTCGTCTGGCGCGAAGGCCAGGCCGTGCGCTTCGACCGGCCTTACAAGAATACCGGCTCGCGCGACCTGCATGTCGATGTGTTCAAGGCCGCGCCCGGTTCTCCCGCCAGGCACCAAGGTATCCTGCTCGTCCATGGCGGCGGCTGGAGCGCCGGCAACAAGAATCACTTCTACGCGCTGGCGAACCTGCTGGCGCAGCGCGGCTACGCCGTGTTCCTGCCCGAATTCCGCCTGTCGCCCGAAGCGCCCTATCCGGCGGGGATGATCGATATCGGCGACGCGCTCGCCTGGGCGCGTGCGCATGCGGCCGAGTTCGGCCTGACCGCCGACCGCATCGCCGTTGGCGGCGCCTCGTCCGGCGGGCAGATGGCTTCGCTCCTGGCCTATGCCGGGCCCTCCGGCCTGTTCGGCGACGGCAAGGATCGCCGCGCAAACGCACTGATCGACCTGGACGGCGTGCTCGACTTCACGCTGCCGGAGACGCTGAAGTTCGAGAACGCCGCCGGCGAGGGCTCCCCTGCCGCGCGCTGGCTGGGCGGCTCTTACGAGCGTGCCCCCGCAAAGTGGCGCGAGGCGAGCGCCGCCAGCCATGTCGGCCCCGATGCGGTGCCGACGCTTATCGTCAGCAGCGGCATCCCGCGCTTCACTCAAGGCAAGGACGGGGTAATCGCGGCGCTGGACCGGTACCACATTGCCCATCGCGCGTTCGCGTTCGAGAACGCACCGCACGACTTCTGGCTGTTCGAGCCCTGGCTGCCGCGCGCCGCCGCGGAGATCGACAGCTTCCTCTCCAGCCTTGCTGCCAAGGAGCCTGTGGCGAAGTGA
- a CDS encoding class I adenylate-forming enzyme family protein produces the protein MFDRLVRFSARMTPLAIAVSNGAEHIGYRDFDRAIDQAAAALDRGGVMGTALVGISVRDTYRHLLLILACARRGVPTVSLIPDMAWPMVTLTGAAKLLSDDPAHAPGLLVDAAWLAAAVAAEPSELARVTIDPEALGRVQLSSGSTGEPKAVGMSWALMDRRIEHTWTRNFGYERLLSLVGPESGALPLFLWCWAKGGTVLFGSSDPAILARTLPILQPTGMLAAPAQLAVVLDALPAEATPLPGLQIAIGGAHAARPLRERAALRLGTVNVTYASTEAGVCTNGFAASLDSETAVGWITPWSEIEIVDEQDNALPLGSSGRVRVRGSDVASGYMGSSGSDDRFRDGWFYPGDIGAMDARGMLRIEGREDEVMNFGGQKFLPGALENPVALVPGISGVAAFALEDAQGIAQPWLAIVRDGDIDEGAIGRALAMPELPPVRIAYIDALPLTPLGKVRREVLREAARQLKAS, from the coding sequence ATGTTCGACCGTCTCGTCCGCTTCTCCGCCCGCATGACGCCGCTCGCCATCGCGGTGTCGAACGGGGCGGAGCACATCGGCTACCGCGACTTCGATCGCGCGATCGACCAGGCGGCTGCGGCGCTCGACCGGGGCGGCGTGATGGGCACGGCGCTGGTAGGGATAAGCGTGCGCGACACCTATCGCCACCTGCTGCTGATCCTCGCCTGCGCCCGCCGCGGCGTGCCGACCGTGTCGCTGATCCCGGATATGGCCTGGCCGATGGTCACGCTCACCGGCGCGGCAAAGCTGCTCAGCGACGATCCGGCGCATGCGCCGGGCCTGCTAGTCGATGCCGCATGGCTTGCCGCGGCAGTGGCAGCCGAGCCTTCCGAGCTCGCCCGGGTCACGATCGATCCGGAAGCGCTCGGCCGGGTCCAGCTTTCCTCGGGATCGACCGGCGAGCCCAAGGCGGTCGGCATGAGCTGGGCGCTGATGGATCGGCGCATCGAGCACACCTGGACGCGCAACTTCGGCTATGAGCGTCTGCTCTCGCTGGTCGGCCCGGAAAGCGGCGCGCTCCCGCTGTTCCTGTGGTGCTGGGCCAAGGGCGGCACCGTGCTGTTCGGTTCGTCCGATCCCGCCATCCTCGCCCGCACGCTGCCCATCCTCCAGCCCACCGGAATGCTTGCCGCCCCGGCCCAGCTCGCGGTCGTCCTCGACGCGCTGCCGGCAGAGGCGACGCCCCTGCCCGGCCTCCAGATCGCCATCGGTGGCGCGCATGCCGCCCGTCCCTTGCGCGAGCGCGCGGCGCTGCGCCTCGGCACGGTCAACGTCACCTATGCGTCCACCGAGGCCGGCGTCTGCACCAACGGCTTCGCTGCCAGCCTGGACAGCGAGACCGCGGTCGGCTGGATCACCCCCTGGTCCGAGATCGAGATCGTCGACGAGCAGGACAATGCCCTGCCGCTCGGCAGCAGCGGCCGCGTGCGTGTGCGCGGCTCCGACGTGGCGAGCGGCTATATGGGCAGCAGCGGTTCGGACGATCGCTTCCGCGACGGCTGGTTCTATCCGGGCGACATCGGCGCGATGGACGCGCGGGGCATGCTGCGCATCGAAGGTCGCGAGGACGAAGTGATGAACTTCGGCGGCCAGAAATTCCTGCCCGGCGCGCTGGAAAACCCGGTGGCGCTCGTCCCCGGCATCTCGGGTGTCGCCGCCTTCGCGCTCGAGGATGCGCAGGGCATCGCCCAGCCCTGGCTGGCGATCGTCCGCGACGGCGATATCGACGAGGGCGCGATCGGCCGCGCGCTGGCGATGCCCGAGCTGCCGCCGGTGCGCATCGCCTACATCGACGCGCTGCCGCTCACGCCGCTGGGCAAGGTACGCCGCGAAGTACTCCGGGAAGCGGCACGCCAGCTGAAGGCCTCGTAG
- a CDS encoding TonB-dependent receptor: protein MRTNAVRGEMSVDEALNRLLAGTGLMARRTGPLSYAIVVNATPPATRHTAPAISATPAASQSASVNVSLQAAPAVEAQASDQEEPAAPEIVVTGFRGSLEKAQDLKRKAINLTESILAEDMAKMPDLNLSESIQRLPGVAISREGGEGRNITLRGFSPDFTRTTLNGMEVPASSDGLDSGGFTINAGRAFDFHVFASELFNRIDVQKTQRASIEEGGIAGTVDLYSAKPFDFKGFHIVASAQGGYNAMTRKVDPRATLMVSDTFADDTIGILLSAAYSKRTVYQEGFASVRWTSPFVNGDSWANSNPTVTGTPANCGAANRLDCLWAPRLPRADFFGNDQKRLGLTGSIQVKPVDGMKISFDALFSQLDNDRYNYNSMEWLLTHGPAGNFVGQTPVSFTIAPDGKELVAASFNDVTSWYESRHQTSKSQFQQYVLSGDYQMSDTLKLDAMVGKARDAADRTELRFYARSIPHFYSYDYSDSVDVAKVSYGSYDPNNVSNFIDATTPANRLNNVVKDNFTAKANLTFQKGAFTALLGVAHNRRLVGYSEAQGNLPGFAPQNYLTAFPIPHFGDGVVDGGLPTFAVIDFDKIESSGLISSNYTTNVAAGWEVVEKTTGGYGEVTGEVAIGAMKLRLDGGVRYVRTDVSSSAVIAGSPVTVGRHYDNFLPSFNAALNVTPDLVARFAYARSMTRPGLAALNIAAPVFEYTTRTVSNLGDPNLKPYLSNDFDVGLEWYFSKGGLIAIGGFKKNIISSLTTSVVQQMVPTEFWAAIYADPRYSPSYNADPKTAQYTFYKTINAPGGNSVTGFEATLNLPFTFLPGLLSNLGFASNYTHVHARDSTGLSPNSYNFTGYYDTGKMGLRVSVNKRDDYLLSEPGGNGHVQERKYGPTQVDLSAYYNLTKRLSLNVQGINITNEKERIYGTGDGSQYLVREFSKTGAQWFVGARYQF, encoded by the coding sequence GTGCGCACCAATGCAGTGCGCGGCGAGATGAGCGTCGACGAAGCCCTGAACCGCCTGCTCGCCGGCACGGGGCTGATGGCGCGGCGCACCGGCCCGCTCTCCTATGCGATCGTCGTCAACGCAACGCCGCCCGCCACGCGGCACACCGCACCAGCGATCTCTGCCACGCCCGCAGCGAGCCAGAGCGCGAGCGTGAATGTGTCGCTGCAGGCCGCGCCCGCGGTCGAGGCGCAGGCATCCGACCAGGAAGAGCCCGCCGCACCCGAGATCGTCGTCACCGGCTTTCGCGGCAGCCTGGAGAAAGCGCAGGACCTGAAGCGCAAGGCGATCAACCTCACCGAGAGCATCCTGGCCGAAGACATGGCCAAGATGCCCGATCTCAACCTGTCGGAATCGATTCAGCGCCTGCCCGGCGTGGCGATCTCGCGCGAAGGCGGCGAAGGCCGCAACATCACGTTGCGCGGCTTCTCGCCCGACTTCACCCGCACCACGCTGAACGGCATGGAAGTGCCCGCCAGCAGCGACGGTCTCGATTCCGGCGGCTTCACGATCAACGCCGGCCGCGCGTTCGACTTCCACGTCTTCGCATCGGAGCTGTTCAACCGGATCGACGTCCAGAAGACCCAGCGCGCCTCGATCGAGGAAGGCGGCATCGCCGGCACGGTCGACCTCTACTCCGCCAAGCCGTTCGACTTCAAAGGCTTCCACATCGTTGCCTCCGCGCAGGGCGGCTATAATGCGATGACCCGCAAGGTCGACCCGCGCGCGACGCTGATGGTCTCCGATACCTTCGCGGACGACACGATCGGCATCCTGCTCTCGGCCGCCTATTCCAAGCGCACGGTCTACCAGGAAGGGTTCGCCAGCGTCCGCTGGACCTCGCCCTTCGTCAATGGCGACAGCTGGGCCAATAGCAACCCGACCGTGACCGGCACGCCGGCCAATTGCGGCGCGGCCAATCGGCTCGACTGCCTCTGGGCACCACGGCTGCCGCGCGCCGATTTCTTCGGCAACGACCAGAAGCGCCTCGGCCTGACCGGCTCGATCCAGGTCAAGCCGGTCGACGGCATGAAGATCAGCTTCGACGCGCTTTTCTCGCAGCTCGACAACGACCGCTACAACTACAACTCGATGGAGTGGCTGCTGACGCACGGCCCGGCGGGCAATTTCGTCGGCCAGACCCCGGTGTCGTTCACGATCGCGCCCGACGGCAAGGAGCTCGTCGCGGCATCCTTCAACGACGTGACCTCCTGGTACGAGAGCCGGCACCAGACTTCCAAGTCGCAGTTCCAGCAATATGTGCTGTCGGGCGACTATCAGATGTCCGACACGCTGAAGCTCGATGCCATGGTGGGAAAGGCGCGTGACGCCGCCGATCGCACCGAGCTGCGCTTCTATGCCCGCTCGATCCCGCACTTCTATTCCTACGACTATAGCGACAGCGTCGACGTGGCGAAGGTGAGCTATGGCAGCTACGATCCGAACAACGTCAGCAACTTCATCGATGCGACCACGCCGGCGAACCGCCTGAACAACGTCGTGAAGGACAATTTCACGGCCAAGGCCAATCTGACCTTCCAGAAGGGCGCCTTCACCGCGCTGCTGGGCGTCGCCCATAATCGCCGGCTCGTCGGCTATTCGGAAGCGCAGGGCAATTTGCCCGGCTTCGCGCCGCAGAACTATCTGACTGCCTTCCCCATCCCGCATTTCGGCGACGGGGTCGTCGACGGCGGCCTGCCGACCTTCGCCGTGATCGATTTCGACAAGATCGAGAGCTCCGGGCTGATCTCGTCGAACTACACGACGAACGTCGCCGCCGGCTGGGAAGTCGTCGAGAAGACGACCGGCGGCTATGGCGAGGTAACTGGCGAAGTCGCGATCGGCGCGATGAAGCTGCGGCTCGACGGCGGCGTGCGCTATGTGCGCACCGACGTGTCGTCGAGCGCGGTGATCGCCGGCTCGCCCGTCACGGTGGGCCGCCACTACGACAATTTCCTGCCCTCCTTCAACGCGGCGCTCAACGTCACGCCGGACCTCGTGGCGCGCTTCGCCTATGCGCGCTCGATGACGCGGCCGGGCCTCGCCGCGCTCAACATCGCCGCCCCGGTGTTCGAATACACGACGCGCACCGTCAGCAATCTCGGCGACCCGAACCTGAAGCCCTATCTCTCGAACGACTTCGACGTCGGGCTGGAATGGTATTTCAGCAAGGGCGGCCTGATCGCCATCGGCGGGTTCAAGAAGAACATCATCAGCTCGCTGACGACCTCGGTCGTCCAGCAGATGGTGCCGACCGAGTTCTGGGCGGCGATCTATGCCGATCCGCGCTACAGCCCGTCCTACAATGCCGATCCGAAGACGGCGCAGTACACCTTCTACAAGACGATCAACGCGCCCGGCGGCAACAGCGTGACGGGGTTCGAGGCGACGCTCAACCTGCCCTTCACCTTCCTGCCCGGCCTGCTGTCGAACCTGGGCTTCGCGTCGAACTACACCCATGTCCACGCGCGGGATTCGACCGGGCTCTCGCCCAATTCGTATAACTTCACCGGCTATTACGACACTGGCAAGATGGGCCTGCGCGTCTCGGTCAACAAGCGCGACGACTATCTGCTCAGCGAGCCCGGCGGCAACGGCCATGTCCAGGAACGCAAGTACGGCCCGACCCAGGTCGATCTCTCGGCCTATTACAACCTCACCAAGCGGCTGAGCCTCAACGTCCAGGGCATCAACATCACCAACGAGAAGGAGCGCATCTACGGCACCGGCGACGGGTCGCAGTATCTGGTGCGCGAATTCTCGAAGACCGGCGCGCAGTGGTTCGTGGGAGCGCGCTACCAGTTCTGA
- a CDS encoding FecR domain-containing protein, whose protein sequence is MTSARSNEARDAAAQFVARMDSGNWTDADEALLQAWLAEDPMRQGLLLQMQAQWLALAPTAAEADLPFEEDAEEASLRWARRGVLGGLVAASAAAAFVGLRWSGAPAEYATRLGEIRRLPLSDGSVMTINSGSNLTVAMAKQARQVELTQGEAWFEVAKDAHRPFVVAAGNVRVRAVGTAFSVRRRETGVEVQVTEGVVETWSDGDQSLHMRLVAGDRAMISAHAVVDYETGISSSVDRALAWRSGMIDLNGRTLAAAAEEFNRYNPRQIIIADPRIAREEFDGLFRINDPEGFAEAVKASLGVSVDLSEPGLIRIK, encoded by the coding sequence ATGACCTCGGCCCGCTCGAACGAAGCCAGGGACGCAGCGGCGCAGTTCGTCGCGCGCATGGATAGCGGCAACTGGACCGACGCGGATGAGGCCCTGCTCCAGGCCTGGCTCGCCGAGGACCCGATGCGCCAGGGATTGCTGCTCCAGATGCAGGCGCAATGGCTTGCGCTCGCCCCGACCGCTGCCGAGGCCGACTTGCCTTTCGAGGAGGATGCCGAGGAAGCATCGCTTCGCTGGGCGCGCCGCGGCGTTCTCGGCGGCCTGGTGGCAGCTTCGGCCGCGGCGGCCTTTGTCGGGCTGCGCTGGAGCGGCGCTCCGGCCGAATATGCGACCCGCCTGGGCGAGATCCGGCGACTGCCGCTCTCGGACGGATCGGTGATGACGATCAATTCGGGCAGCAACCTGACCGTCGCGATGGCGAAGCAGGCGCGCCAGGTCGAGCTGACCCAGGGCGAAGCCTGGTTCGAAGTGGCCAAGGACGCGCATCGCCCCTTCGTCGTCGCCGCCGGCAATGTGCGCGTCCGCGCCGTCGGCACGGCTTTCTCGGTGCGCCGGCGTGAGACGGGCGTGGAAGTACAGGTCACCGAAGGCGTGGTGGAAACCTGGTCCGACGGCGACCAGAGCCTGCACATGCGGCTGGTGGCGGGCGACCGCGCGATGATCAGCGCCCATGCGGTGGTCGACTACGAGACCGGCATTTCCTCGTCGGTCGATCGGGCGCTGGCCTGGCGCAGCGGGATGATCGACCTGAACGGCCGAACGCTCGCCGCCGCCGCGGAGGAGTTCAACCGCTACAATCCACGGCAGATCATCATCGCCGACCCCCGCATCGCGCGCGAAGAGTTCGACGGCCTGTTCCGCATCAACGATCCCGAAGGCTTTGCCGAAGCCGTGAAGGCAAGCCTCGGCGTGTCGGTCGATCTCAGCGAGCCTGGTCTGATCCGCATCAAATGA
- a CDS encoding sigma-70 family RNA polymerase sigma factor → MPHEVRIRRWLARSRLSLEDIDEVMQEAYCRIAMLPSVDHIDQPLAYMFATARNLLLRRLKRQHVVVLEALSDIETWQDEATPSPEEQAASRISYERVLAIIGRLPERCRKIVELRKIEGWSQKEIAAHLGITEKAVEKQVWTGVRAIRDAWTQAETQSEYRMLGGERKEAQS, encoded by the coding sequence GTGCCCCATGAAGTGCGGATCCGCCGATGGCTTGCGCGCTCGCGTCTCTCGCTCGAGGACATCGACGAAGTCATGCAGGAAGCCTATTGCCGCATCGCCATGCTACCCTCGGTCGATCATATCGACCAGCCGCTCGCCTATATGTTCGCCACTGCCCGCAACCTGCTGCTGCGCCGGCTGAAGCGCCAGCATGTCGTGGTGCTGGAGGCGCTGAGCGACATCGAGACCTGGCAGGACGAGGCCACCCCTTCCCCCGAGGAACAGGCGGCGAGCCGCATCAGCTATGAGCGCGTGCTGGCGATCATCGGGCGCCTGCCCGAACGCTGCCGCAAGATAGTCGAGCTGCGCAAGATCGAGGGCTGGTCGCAAAAGGAGATCGCCGCCCATCTCGGCATCACCGAAAAGGCAGTCGAAAAGCAGGTCTGGACCGGCGTCCGCGCCATCCGCGATGCCTGGACTCAGGCCGAGACGCAGAGCGAATATCGGATGCTGGGCGGCGAGCGGAAGGAGGCCCAGTCATGA